Proteins found in one Echinimonas agarilytica genomic segment:
- a CDS encoding efflux RND transporter periplasmic adaptor subunit: protein MTRTALVIVSITIGAAIGASGFALFNASPLYSGTAASSEPAIQTPLYWVAPMDPAYRRDEPGKSPMGMDLIPVYEDASSTDDSPGTITVSPEVINNMGVRTAQVAFKSLKTQIDTVGYVGFNEDALVHVHPRVEGWLETLNIKVEGERVQKGDPLFSLYSPELVNAQNELLQTLEQDDKKLVQSAIERLRALQVPEPQIQALIKTREVQQTITILAPKSGVVEMLEVSEGFFVQPGNTIISIGPFDQVWVTAEVFERQASRVKKGDEVSMTLEHLPGQTWKGHVDYIYPVLDAVNRTMRVRMRFDNHQEQLKPNMFAQIRIHANTSEKALIVPRQAVIRSGSDDRVVLALGHGKFKSIAVVLGRSSHDEIEVLKGLNAGDEIVVSAQFLLDSESSITSDFVRMSDPGTSEPTQVWTEGTITHTNPHKRSITVEHKAIEKWQWPPMEMDFLVDKDVDFEDLTTGTVMHFEITRHQGEVVISTTHIMSKPAEVQAPKAQEHENHHGMDHSQHQMMNHGEDQ, encoded by the coding sequence ATGACACGAACAGCATTGGTCATTGTTTCAATTACCATTGGCGCAGCTATTGGGGCTAGCGGCTTTGCCCTCTTCAATGCATCGCCCCTCTATTCAGGAACGGCCGCCTCCTCAGAGCCCGCTATCCAAACTCCTTTGTACTGGGTCGCCCCAATGGATCCAGCCTATCGCCGAGATGAACCCGGAAAGTCCCCCATGGGGATGGATCTCATCCCCGTTTATGAAGACGCATCGAGCACAGACGACAGCCCTGGCACTATTACCGTGTCTCCAGAAGTCATCAACAACATGGGAGTTAGAACAGCGCAAGTCGCCTTTAAGTCACTTAAGACCCAAATTGATACCGTGGGCTATGTAGGGTTCAATGAAGACGCATTGGTGCACGTTCACCCCCGCGTTGAAGGCTGGCTTGAAACTCTCAATATTAAAGTGGAAGGCGAGCGCGTCCAAAAAGGCGATCCGCTGTTCTCTCTGTATTCGCCAGAGCTAGTCAATGCACAAAATGAACTGCTGCAAACACTTGAACAAGACGATAAAAAACTAGTGCAGTCTGCCATTGAGCGTCTGCGCGCGCTGCAAGTGCCTGAGCCGCAAATTCAAGCCCTCATAAAAACCCGAGAAGTGCAGCAAACCATTACCATTTTGGCGCCTAAAAGTGGTGTTGTGGAAATGCTTGAAGTGTCCGAAGGCTTCTTTGTTCAGCCGGGCAACACCATTATTTCCATTGGCCCATTTGACCAAGTTTGGGTCACTGCCGAGGTATTCGAGCGCCAAGCATCACGCGTTAAAAAGGGCGATGAAGTCAGCATGACGCTGGAGCACCTCCCGGGCCAAACGTGGAAAGGTCATGTGGATTATATTTATCCGGTGTTAGATGCGGTCAATCGAACAATGCGTGTTCGTATGCGATTTGATAATCACCAAGAACAGCTCAAGCCCAATATGTTTGCTCAGATCCGCATTCATGCCAACACATCCGAAAAAGCGCTGATAGTGCCACGCCAAGCGGTCATTAGAAGTGGCTCTGACGATCGGGTTGTACTGGCGTTAGGTCACGGAAAATTCAAATCGATAGCCGTTGTATTGGGGCGAAGCTCTCACGATGAAATTGAGGTTTTAAAGGGGCTAAACGCGGGTGATGAGATTGTGGTTTCCGCTCAGTTTTTGCTCGATTCAGAATCAAGCATTACCTCAGACTTTGTAAGAATGTCAGATCCGGGCACCTCAGAGCCTACACAGGTTTGGACCGAAGGAACCATCACCCACACCAATCCTCACAAACGCAGCATAACCGTGGAACATAAAGCCATTGAGAAGTGGCAGTGGCCTCCCATGGAGATGGATTTCCTCGTAGATAAAGATGTTGATTTTGAAGATCTCACAACGGGCACCGTCATGCACTTTGAAATAACCCGGCATCAGGGAGAGGTTGTCATTTCAACAACCCACATCATGTCGAAACCCGCTGAAGTCCAAGCCCCCAAAGCTCAAGAGCATGAAAACCATCACGGCATGGATCATAGCCAACATCAAATGATGAACCACGGAGAAGACCAATGA